In Hasllibacter sp. MH4015, the following proteins share a genomic window:
- a CDS encoding cell division ATP-binding protein FtsE, producing MIEMQDAAYGYGAEPLLADLSLQLAPGSFHFLTGPSGAGKTTFLKLCYAELLPTGGSVSLFGHTATGLTRDGIADLRQRIGVVHQDCAFLDHLSVNENIALPLTVSAKGSMVQDANLSELVGWVGLSSRANALPPELSGGERQRAALARAIIMDPDLILADEPTGNVDWDMSLRLLNLLIELNKLGKTVVIATHDLALIRAAKQKVQARVLRIQGGQIMAAGADL from the coding sequence ATGATCGAAATGCAGGATGCCGCCTATGGCTACGGGGCCGAACCGCTTCTGGCCGACCTGTCCCTGCAACTGGCGCCCGGTTCGTTTCACTTCCTTACGGGGCCATCGGGTGCGGGCAAGACCACCTTCCTCAAGCTGTGCTACGCAGAGCTTTTGCCCACCGGCGGCTCGGTCAGCCTGTTCGGCCACACCGCCACCGGCCTGACCCGCGACGGCATCGCCGATCTGCGTCAGCGCATCGGTGTCGTGCATCAGGATTGTGCGTTTCTGGACCATTTGTCGGTGAACGAGAACATTGCCCTGCCCCTGACCGTGTCGGCCAAGGGCAGCATGGTTCAGGACGCGAATTTGAGTGAACTGGTTGGCTGGGTCGGCCTGTCGTCGCGCGCCAACGCCCTTCCGCCCGAGCTGTCGGGCGGTGAACGGCAGCGCGCGGCGCTGGCCCGTGCGATCATCATGGACCCCGATTTGATCCTGGCCGATGAGCCCACGGGGAACGTCGATTGGGATATGTCCCTGCGCCTGCTGAACCTACTGATCGAGCTCAACAAACTTGGCAAAACGGTCGTGATCGCGACCCATGACCTCGCCCTGATCCGGGCCGCGAAGCAAAAGGTGCAGGCCCGCGTCCTGCGCATCCAGGGCGGGCAGATCATGGCGGCGGGGGCGGATTTATGA
- a CDS encoding zinc-ribbon domain-containing protein, whose amino-acid sequence MRLTCPNCSARYEVDESMIPAAGRDVQCSNCSSTWFQPGVRAEPDAPAPVAEGAEPAHEAQAASPRLTEVDVEAPDGPDGDTDADDVPPRPPRRQIDPGVADILREEAEREARLRRAEAVADPVEVQDEMSLDDPTDTPRNRRIAELEAAEDAFDTESIEAAVASAAAASRRELLPDIEEINSTLRATGDRSEGEEDATDVDTIGAGARRRAQSRRGFLMVILAAIVALLLYLYAGEIAAAVPALAGSLESYVDLVNSGRFWLDDMARSLAGDS is encoded by the coding sequence ATGCGCCTAACCTGCCCGAATTGCAGCGCCCGCTACGAGGTTGATGAAAGCATGATCCCGGCCGCCGGGCGGGACGTGCAATGCTCTAACTGTTCGAGCACATGGTTTCAGCCCGGCGTGCGCGCCGAGCCGGACGCGCCCGCGCCCGTAGCGGAAGGCGCGGAACCGGCGCACGAAGCGCAAGCCGCATCCCCCAGATTGACCGAGGTGGACGTCGAAGCACCGGATGGCCCCGATGGCGACACCGACGCGGACGATGTCCCGCCACGCCCGCCCCGACGCCAGATCGACCCCGGCGTCGCCGATATCCTGCGCGAAGAAGCGGAGCGGGAGGCGCGCCTGCGCCGGGCGGAGGCGGTGGCTGACCCGGTCGAGGTGCAGGACGAGATGTCGCTGGACGACCCGACCGACACGCCGCGCAATCGCCGTATCGCAGAGCTGGAAGCGGCCGAGGATGCCTTCGATACCGAGAGCATCGAGGCGGCAGTCGCGTCCGCCGCCGCGGCGTCCCGGCGTGAATTGCTCCCCGATATCGAAGAAATCAACTCCACCCTGCGCGCCACGGGCGACCGGTCCGAGGGGGAGGAGGACGCCACCGACGTCGACACGATCGGGGCAGGCGCAAGACGGCGCGCACAATCCCGCCGTGGGTTCCTCATGGTGATCCTGGCGGCGATCGTGGCCTTGCTGCTTTATCTTTACGCAGGCGAAATCGCGGCTGCGGTGCCGGCCTTGGCCGGATCGCTGGAAAGCTATGTCGATCTGGTGAATTCCGGGCGCTTCTGGCTGGATGACATGGCGCGTTCGCTGGCCGGTGACAGCTAG